The following coding sequences lie in one Anticarsia gemmatalis isolate Benzon Research Colony breed Stoneville strain chromosome 16, ilAntGemm2 primary, whole genome shotgun sequence genomic window:
- the LOC142979554 gene encoding uncharacterized protein LOC142979554 isoform X2, giving the protein MIRDMSSIVFTVFVLCMFVCMHDCVIIRPELPNHSVEMQIEIHDQSVPPTRATPQPPRLFRVVNGWPKRKVRYTEKAPRAVIRRQAAGEEDTLPPTEPPPVTTTTTTPVTTTTTVATTPADPMKRPVYMEDLIKALDELEQRLEQKLKAITNNNNAPACAVPPQIYPRTVQNIDELLQILRKAVHIEKHVPKPNDAANLDWVQVKIPKARS; this is encoded by the exons ATGATTCGCGACATGTCTTCAATTGTATTTACAGTTTTtgtgttatgtatgtttgtttgtatgcacGACTGCGTCATCATTCGCC CGGAGCTGCCGAATCACTCGGTAGAAATGCAGATAGAGATTCATGACCAATCTGTACCGCCAACACGAGCCACTCCACAGCCACCAAGACTATTCCGTGTAGTCAACGGTTGGCCGAAACGAAAAG TCAGATATACTGAAAAGGCACCACGTGCgg TTATACGTAGACAAGCGGCGGGTGAAGAAGACACCCTACCGCCGACCGAGCCACCACCGGTCACCACAACAACTACTACTCCTGTAACCACCACTACAACAG TTGCCACCACACCTGCTGACCCAATGAAAAGACCTGTGTACATGGAAGATTTAATAAAAGCCTTAGATGAACTAGAACAGAGATTGGAACAGAAGCTGAAAGCTATTACAAACAATAACA ATGCTCCAGCTTGTGCCGTTCCGCCCCAAATATATCCACGAACGGTGCAAAACATCGATGAACTCTTGCAAATATTGAGAAAAG CGGTTCACATAGAAAAACATGTACCAAAACCAAATGATGCTGCAAATCTAGACTGGGTGCAGGTGAAAATTCCAAAAGCTCGTTCATAA
- the LOC142979554 gene encoding uncharacterized protein LOC142979554 isoform X1: MIRDMSSIVFTVFVLCMFVCMHDCVIIRHVDVDVSKKGNDNGIEYVLKKYLSPLRRLTAELPNHSVEMQIEIHDQSVPPTRATPQPPRLFRVVNGWPKRKVRYTEKAPRAVIRRQAAGEEDTLPPTEPPPVTTTTTTPVTTTTTVATTPADPMKRPVYMEDLIKALDELEQRLEQKLKAITNNNNAPACAVPPQIYPRTVQNIDELLQILRKAVHIEKHVPKPNDAANLDWVQVKIPKARS; this comes from the exons ATGATTCGCGACATGTCTTCAATTGTATTTACAGTTTTtgtgttatgtatgtttgtttgtatgcacGACTGCGTCATCATTCGCC ATGTTGATGTCGACGTTTCTAAAAAAGGCAATGACAATGGAATCGAATacgtgttaaaaaaatatttaagtccTCTTCGAAGACTAACAG CGGAGCTGCCGAATCACTCGGTAGAAATGCAGATAGAGATTCATGACCAATCTGTACCGCCAACACGAGCCACTCCACAGCCACCAAGACTATTCCGTGTAGTCAACGGTTGGCCGAAACGAAAAG TCAGATATACTGAAAAGGCACCACGTGCgg TTATACGTAGACAAGCGGCGGGTGAAGAAGACACCCTACCGCCGACCGAGCCACCACCGGTCACCACAACAACTACTACTCCTGTAACCACCACTACAACAG TTGCCACCACACCTGCTGACCCAATGAAAAGACCTGTGTACATGGAAGATTTAATAAAAGCCTTAGATGAACTAGAACAGAGATTGGAACAGAAGCTGAAAGCTATTACAAACAATAACA ATGCTCCAGCTTGTGCCGTTCCGCCCCAAATATATCCACGAACGGTGCAAAACATCGATGAACTCTTGCAAATATTGAGAAAAG CGGTTCACATAGAAAAACATGTACCAAAACCAAATGATGCTGCAAATCTAGACTGGGTGCAGGTGAAAATTCCAAAAGCTCGTTCATAA
- the LOC142979550 gene encoding uncharacterized protein LOC142979550: MKLCLFMLSFSCFYAGYNCYSGAEQFGKDRNPYSCRLKRRLNPFNPLRELTESLPNHNIEVQIEFQNQQPPPPRIIHVLKRLPRRKDRIRTQRRVTPSSTSTATTKFEPLKRPVNVEDLNNALNDLEKRLEKKLQPQRSGTCTDQKETANQNDNEDVVQILLKRGTPPTTIPEFLDVYITLPEENSVQVPDTNHQLQSQTETFDLNNINEAIHREFTTRRELISEPIIKDRIDYNHEDHESFVTHFSHATNHHLQIFESTTSSADSDFLEMQFSKRTTPQFDHVSQYRNDHLRQVFQRGKGAGMIQANDEPENGFDTDQDHVFRNQDYINGMISAEQRARLRGDDIVTYKGIERQYA, translated from the exons AtgaaattgtgtttatttatgttaagcTTCAGTTGCTTCTATGCAGGTTATAATTGCTATTCAG GTGCTGAACAATTTGGAAAAGATAGGAATCCGTATTCATGTCGCTTAAAGCGGCGTTTAAATCCATTTAATCCTTTGCGAGAACTAACAg AAAGTCTACCAAATCACAACATAGAAGTACAAATAGAATTTCAAAATCAACAACCACCACCACCGCGAATTATACATGTATTGAAACGTCTACCAAGAAGAAAAG ATCGTATTCGGACACAAAGACGTGTTACGCCATCAAGTACATCTACGGCAACTACAAAATTTGAACCATTGAAACGACCTGTAAACGTTGAAGATTTAAATAACGCTTTGAATGATTTAGAGAAAAGGCTAGAAAAGAAATTGCAACCACAAA gaaGTGGAACTTGTACTGATCAGAAAGAAACAGCCAATCAAAATGATAATGAGGACGTGGTACAAATACTATTGAAAAGAG GAACACCGCCAACAACTATACCTGAATTTTTGGACGTATACATCACTCTCCCAGAAGAAAATTCAGTTCAAGTACCTGATACAAACCACCAACTTCAATCTCAAACAGAAACATTcgatttaaataacataaatgaaGCAATACATCGAGAATTTACTACAAGAAGAGAACTTATTTCTGAACCAATTATCAAAGATAGAATTGATTACAATCATGAAGATCATGAATCTTTTGTGACACATTTTAGTCATGCTACTAACCACCATTTACAGATATTTGAGAGCACAACATCATCTGCTGATAGtg attttctaGAAATGCAGTTTTCAAAACGTACAACTCCTCAATTTGATCATGTATCACAATACAGAAACGATCATCTACGACAGGTGTTTCAACGtg gaaaaggCGCAGGAATGATTCAAGCCAACGATGAACCAGAGAATGGTTTTGACACAGACCAAGATCACGTTTTCAGGAATCAAGATTATATAAATGGTATGATTTCTGCTGAACAGAGAGCAAGGCTTAGAGGCGATGATATAGTTACATATAAGGGGATTGAACGCCAATACGCATAG